The stretch of DNA atctgaactagtgcggggaccatgggtctatataaccgagcttccaataagtagatcaagaatttagcactaaaattcactaacttattaattcttcgttgaatccacgcatagaacttagaattgcactctcaatatatagaatcctctatatgttccaccatatagacacatcattagttatccattgttataatcctaatttgatcaatgatcctctatatgaatgatctacactgtaaagggattagattaccgttacaccctacaatgtatttattccttaaaacacttgaccccgtataaatgatatttcaacttatgtgaaatgagtactccaccatttatgttcatttggtcaagctcgaaggagatcatcctttgcttactattcgccagatagaagctatagattccatgtttatgttagcgctcccactcaattgcactaccgtgttcccgaaatgtacgtatcaccctgacctaaaagtaggcttaactaacaaatcaaagaacacgaatagcctttcgagattgagcctaatcatatcaggattaagatcatttgatctagaatcaactaggcgatattgacttgaatagatattacggtaagtttaataaatctaagtcaacattcaatatcggtcccttccgatgcatactccatgcatccaacctgagctttactttaaccaatgctccggaaagaacatagcacttctccaaatgcaagtaaactctgttgtagattatcatatcagtaaaaccctatgtctgataaatctaggaaactttattcacatagtcatgtttactttccaatgtgttgacggcacaataaacaggatcaagtatgtgaaaagggtttcagatgaatttatacattatgtacatataatcatgaaataaatcatgtaaaccatgcaacattaaatgttatttctgatctatatgaataagaaaatctgattatattgaaatgagttttatttagggcataaaacccaacataggtATGGTGGGCAAATGTTGTGTACAATGGCACTAGATGCAGGGAGCCATATCTTTCCGATAGCTTTTGCTATAGTTGACAGTGAAAACCACAATTCCTAGACCTATTTCatgagaaaattgaaagaaacgatTGGTGATGTTGAGAACTTAGCCTTTGTTTTGGATAGACATCAAAGCATTGTTTGTGCTTTGGAGATCGTGTTCCCTGATGCACACCACGGTGCATGATACCACCACATTATTATGAACGTCaaccacaagttcaagactgacACCTTCATGAATCACATTTATAAGTGTGCCTACATGTATTTAAAATCAGAATTTCACAGAGAATTTGAGAACATTCGTGCAATGAATGTTGTGGTTGCACAATATCTTGAGGAAATTGGATTTGAAAAATGGGTTCGGTCGTACTTTCCAGGGGTACGTTACAATGTAATGACGAGCAACTGGGCTGAGAGCTTCAACAACACAACTAACGATGCAAGAGGCTTCCCAATCACTACTGTTGTAGCATTCTTGAGGTCCAAAGTCCAAAAGTGGTTTGCTACACGAAAAGAAAAAGCTAACAAGTGGACGAAACCcctagcaccagaaatggaggaCTTGGCTTTGCATTTTCAAAAATCTCGGTATTTGAACGTTGACTCATGTGGACCTTACACGTTGTAGGTTCACCCTGGAGGTACAGTTCAGAAGGATGGCGTAGTGGACTTGTAAGAACAGACTTGCACTTGCGGCTTGTTCCATTGCATGAAGTTTCCTTGTCCTCATGCATGTGCTGCATCTTAGGAGAGAAGTATTAGCATGTACGCACTATGCTCGCCATATTACACAACAGAATATTGGAGGAGGACATATGAAGGTACAATTATGCCAGTTGGTTA from Cannabis sativa cultivar Pink pepper isolate KNU-18-1 chromosome 2, ASM2916894v1, whole genome shotgun sequence encodes:
- the LOC133034520 gene encoding uncharacterized protein LOC133034520; translation: MRKLKETIGDVENLAFVLDRHQSIVCALEIVFPDAHHEFHREFENIRAMNVVVAQYLEEIGFEKWVRSYFPGVRYNVMTSNWAESFNNTTNDARGFPITTVVAFLRSKVQKWFTLEERSISMYALCSPYYTTEYWRRTYEGTIMPVGYKDDWELPDDIKNMTVGVPVEKQPVGRPKKQKVGRIKNNRTACNGERIIKSRNYNKCGAKGHNISTCTYRG